The genomic segment gtagtagtaattagaggctttacttacgagtacgatattaattactaaatagtattagtattccctaattctgacttttttataataattataaaatatcgttagggttttttataagaccttatacttccccccagagtataatttcttttttaaaaagatctttttaaagtttataaattacttcgtatttactattagatttttagtatttatatataatccctacgtcgctacgtactattaataacttcgggtcgtctacctctttttttattaactaatcggtGCCGAATTTCgcgttaatagcgttaacgagttatagatcgaaataagtagaattattaattatcgtacttttagtactatattttaccccagtatatccttttataacgatagatttccgttagtaattatagggaggaaatctaggtcgtttaccctttttttaaattcgttaaagtaattatatactctattaacctatacttagttctataatacgaattcctcctctataattatcgctattagtatttcgtatagctcttgcaattataattacgctaataatacccctcgctcgtaaaggaatttattaactacttttataattcctaggcttacgctcgtaaactatttatctagctagtaactaaggtcgtttacgatcttataaaataggggttacccctatagcccctttttcttatagaccttagttaaatagattaataccgcgttaatttatttaccgttaggctaatccgcgattttatatatccacgtcccctaatagtttaagttaatatttacttatttataaaggattaggattctatttaggatcgggtttcgtcctctttttccttaccctaactcactaagggtcgtgctttagcttatacttatattagtagttattagcgtatttaattttaataaggatatatttaatctgcgcactagttataataaatccgtactttcgctacttaataaatttattaaggtctaagagattcctgCTTTTTTTCgctatcttattactattcttatttttattatttctagcgattattattacctttctaaatcgctagctatcgtacttactaagatcctcctttttatttagtataaaagggtaggttttaatagttcctttttataatagtagcggtagacgtttatattactataagaagatatagtaattagtctcgggatctttactagttactaatttccgctatcccgtatacttctagcctcctaagcctcgtactctctataatctctaaatagcttctttttttaacctacctcttttagggcggtattctataaaaatagttaaaaatagacgccgtatagcttataaaggagctatataggctattaaaaaccgtataggccgttaagtacggttaacgaagttaagccctcttttttataaaattatagattttaaagacTTACCGAAaatgcttacttattacttatacgcgGTGGGGTTAGATACCTtaaagatcttattttttatagcctctcggtaccctattttatatcttttaggtagtctttttcgtagcttaattacggttaggtaattatcgcttactagtaatcccttttattacttagttagtttctcgaaattagtaatctcgcgccgggagctagtataaaaagaagccctttagcggccctctagaggattctttttcctccccttagatcctcgtccttttagccttttcttaggctaataataactttaataggaggtcgtaggactactttagagTAGCTACCTTCTTTTTAggttaatctccgagatctataatactcttaacttaatactattaggacctctaaatcccctcttccctcgttaaaccgtcccctatattatattcctaagtaatacccggggggtagttaagggagttacgaggaggtcgtctagatcgcgggcttaaggtcgtacttataagatcctcgtaataataaacttttctatatactatagatctcttagcttaatagctcttataaggttacttttattactaaataagaatatttacgtttagagatccccttttttaatcgcgcggtactcttttataccatattattaagctcgttcgtcgcgctaattaattaagtaaatagtcgttacgtaagtatttcctttttctaatttaattagttaatttctaatcgcgggccggctataaaaaagtcgtttagtaaaaaagctgctTAGGgcaatagtaaaaagctagtcgcttaagcggttctattaattaacgtattttaacgtagtaaacgttaacctctcgtaagtagtaaagggctacgattacttaattccgtacagtatttaagaattacctccttttttatctatttctataaggttaattagtataaatctcttattctgtgcggtattaagaggttgtctcttttatatagcgagataccttactaatttataataatagaatttaactactaattagtattaatatccttattatagggtagttagttcgaaccgtagttaataaagagattaattaaactatataaatatttgcgtaataggtataaaaaggaggttctaaccgtaggttgggctagctacgataatcgtaaatagggcccctaattagcccctgcgcagtcggctgtatgccgcggtcgaattggacttctaatccgacataTAGGGTCGAAATCTCGTTGAATACGGACTGCAAGTTTCAATTAGTCCCTTAGATTTCAAAAGTTCAGATGATGTTCCGTCTGACTAGAGTTTTAGAGTTCACAACTACGGAACGCTAGCCCGTTGGGTTAATACAAATAAGCGCTGATCCAGATGTTCGGGAGCACTTACAGGGTTCATGGTTTGACTTAAACGTTGCTCAGCTTTTTCGGCACATGCTTGGCGATTACCTATTTGCATCGAATTCAAACGGGCGTATGTGAATATGTGAGGGTGATGCTGACAACTTCATCGGCGTTTTGTGATGTTTTCCTCCGACATTTTGTGCCAAATTGTATCCTGGAGAAGCCTTTCTAGGTTCTTCGAGCCAATATCAGGCCGTATAAGAAGTTTTGCAGTTGCCGTTCCAAATGTGGTATTGGTGATTATTGCACACGTTTTTGGGGCCTTATCACTTCGTCTTCCACAAGTTCTTACACCGCAATCAAAGCAAGTTCCAAAAAGTCCAGAGACCAAAAGATGCCTTCTCCATACAAGACGGCTCTCATCACTGGCGCCACGTCCGGGACCGGCTATGCTTTAGCAGAGCGTCTGGTCGCGAACGGTGTCTTTGTTATTGCAGCAGGTCGCCGCGCAGATCGCCTGGAGAAAATCCTCTCCAAGCATGGAAGCTCAAAAGTTGCCACCGAAGTCTACGATGTCTCTAATATCGACGGCATGGAATCATGGATCGAAGAGTTAGTACGTTTGCATACTTTGATCCGCTCTAACTCCTAGGCCTATTCCTCCCCCGCCTCATTCAGAAAGTCGTCCTCAAATACACCACCTAAACGTCGTACGTCGACTGATTATTGACAACTACCCAGAATGACTACCAAGTATCCCAAGCTAGACTGCCTCTTCCTCAACGCCAGGCGTCCAAAACACCTTTGACTTCACGCCCGCCCTCCTAGAAACAGCCAAAAACGAGCTAAACCTGAACTATCTCTCCCCGCTCGTCGCAACGTCGCACATCCTCCCCCCATTTCGAGTTCCTCTCCACGCCGACTGCCGTCATACTCGTGACCTCGGGCCTGGCCATCGTGTCCATGTCCCGCTGCGCAGACTACTGCGCCAGCAAAGCCGCACTTCGATCGCTGACCTGGAGTCTGCGCGCTCAGCTCGCCGATCGCGGGCCTCACACCGAGAGCATCCGCGTCATTGAGATCGTTCCGCCTGCTGTCAAGACCGAGCTGCATACGCGGCAGGCGGACATGGTCGCAGCGGGACGGGCTGGTGTGGGTATGCCGCTGGAGCAGTTCATTGACGAGACATAGGAAGAGTTGGAGAAGGGTGAGGTGGATGATAACATTATTGGGCAGGCAAAGCATTACGCCTGTGGGGAGAAGGAGAGGAAGAAGGCTTTCAATGGATTGCTTGCGATGTTGAGGGGGGAATGAGTCGGGAGCTTTGAGTGACTGTGAGTTATCATCTGAGACAATGCTCATCTATATCTTCTATCGACAAGTCTCGAATTATCCTAATAACACTTTGAATCTAGAAACACTTCATGTAAGCTCACTTGATTTGAAGACAGCTACAGAAATAGCCTCTTATAGCAAACCCATCAAACTGGCATTCTATTAGTCACAAGGGAGGAGAAATCTTTTTCAAGACAATAGTAGTCTGTTATGTTCCTTTAGAGCTACATGTGCCCTGAATCCAGATCCTAAGTCTGAATCAGAGCAAGACAAGTCTGAGCTATACATCATTCATTAATCCTAGCCGCCTCTCCATTCGCACCGTTTTGCCACCAGATCATCTTTCTGTCTCCAAAGCTCTGATAAGTTACAGTCCCACATGATTCCCGACTAATTCTCCCAAGTCCTGACAGAGTACCAGTCACTATCATTGGCGACCTCGTCACAGGCTACGCTTAGATAGCAGGAGGAGGAGCCTGCTTGTTGGTggcaggaggaggaggagggggtcTCTGGTTGGGGTCGACAGCCCGAGCGCCGTTGGGcttgggaggaggaggggtgtTGTCGTTAGccgggggaggaggaggagcctGAGCCTGCTGGTTCGGGTTCACGGCTCTAGCGGCGTTGTTAGGCTTGGGAGGAGGAGCCTGCTGGTTCTCcgcgggaggaggagggggcgCCTGCGCATTGGGGTTGACGGCTCTGGCGTTGTTCGGCttaggaggaggaggggtgtTGTTGTCCTtgggtggaggaggaggagcggCCTGAGGGTTGACCGCTCTGCGGTTGTTGGGCTTGGGAGGAGGCTGCTCGTTGTTGGccgggggagggggaggctGCTGGTTGGGATTGATTGCTCTCGCTCCGTTGGGCTTGGGGGGAGGAGGAGTGTTGTCGTTggcgggaggaggaggagcctGGGCCTGTTGGTTGGGGTTCACCGCCCGGCGGTTGTTAGGCTTAGGAGGAGGGGGAGTGTTGTCATTGGcgggagggggaggaggcTGCTGGTTCGGGTTGATGGCTCTGGCACCGTTGGGCTTAGGAGGGGGAGGCGTGTTGTCCttgggaggagggggaggagcAGCCTGAGGGTTCACGGCTCTGCGGTTGTTGGGcttgggaggaggaggctggTTGTTGTTCGCcggaggagggggaggcTGCTGGTTGGGGGCCACGGCTCTGGCGAAGTTACCGTTGCCGGCGTTGTTGCCGTTGTTGGCGGTATTTGCGTTGTTTCCAGCCGCATTGCCGTTGGCACCCGCAGCTCCGTTGTTCACATTGTTCGCATTGCCGTTGTTGGCATTATTGGCGTTGCCGGCGTTGTTGGCGTTGTTCCCAGCGTTCGCACCATTTCCGTTGTTTGCGTTGTTGGGGTTGGCATTATTAGGGTTGTTGTTGGTGTTGGTAGGACGGGGAGGAGGGGGCTGCTGGTTGTTGTTGCCGGCGTTGTTGttattgttgttgttgccAGCATTGCCAGTGTTGCCGGTGTTGCCTCCGGTGTTGCCTCCGGCTCCGGCTCCATTGCCGGCACCTCCCCCGTTACCACCTCCGATGGCACCAGCACCGCCCTGAGGAGCGGGAGCTAGAAAAAAGAGAGTTAGTCACTGACTCTATACGATGTCCGTGAGAGTACTTACCAGTCAAGGCATTACCCGTGAGAAGGGCAATAGCGAGAACGGTGAGAGTGGTGTAACGCATTTTGACTAGGTAATATTGGAGACTTGGTCAAGAAAGTCGAGTAATGACAGTATAgaggtgagagagagagttgGATATCGTCGAAAGAATCGAAGAAGTGAAGAATCAAGAGAAAATAGTGAATATGACTAAAGTTAGATGTGCACAGCACGGGAGAAGGTTGAAGAGTTAGAAAGGATGTTGAGGTAAAGTTAAGAAACTGTTGATGAGAATGATGGGAAAAAAGAACCTGATTTCCTCGAGATCGAGCGAGTCTTTATAGCCAAATGAATCCTCAAGACTTGTCGCCATTGGCAAGCAACATGAAGACTTTCAGCTCCACTGATCCCATCATCCAGCTCGTCTCATGTTGCCATTCAGCTGACGTTTCCCCCCAGGGCCGTGTTTGCCGATGTCTAGAACGCTGCGTCGAAGCATAGCCCGGCATGTCGAACACTTGACGGACTGTGGACATCGCGACATCACCAACCCAGCATCTTGCAACATCGGGAGTTTAGATGGCAT from the Colletotrichum lupini chromosome 3, complete sequence genome contains:
- a CDS encoding short-chain dehydrogenase: MPSPYKTALITGATSGTGYALAERLVANGVFVIAAGRRADRLEKILSKHGSSKVATEVYDVSNIDGMESWIEELFLSTPTAVILVTSGLAIVSMSRCADYCASKAALRSLTWSLRAQLADRGPHTESIRVIEIVPPAVKTELHTRQADMVAAGRAGVGMPLEQFIDET